The following are encoded in a window of Lichenicola cladoniae genomic DNA:
- the bcsA gene encoding UDP-forming cellulose synthase catalytic subunit — protein sequence MVAAATHPIGRGLHRLTAPFGRFSRSRIGVIILATVGGLMMVAAGMVALRADQQAVVAIVTMVLFLLINRNPSRQATLFLVVLSIMVSMRYIVWRVTETLEYNSWLQALLGTILALAELYAIVMLLLGYFQTAWPLNRKPLPMPDNPANWPTVDIYVPTYNEDLSIVRSTVLGALAIDWPRHKINVYILDDGRRVIFRDFAEAAGCGYIIRPDNFHAKAGNLNHAIHQTDGEFITVFDCDHIPTRAFLQMTMGWMIADPKLALLQTPHHFYSSDPFQRNLAAGTRVPAEGNMFYGLVQDGNDFWNATFFCGSCAVIRREALMAIGGFATETVTEDAHTALKLQRVGWSTAYLRLPLAAGLATERLILHIGQRVRWARGMLQIMRIDNPLLGRGLSVGQRLCYLAAMMHFMFAVPRLVFLIAPLAFLFLDQNIIAASPLAITAYALPHMFHSIATGSRLQRNWRHSFWSEIYETVLALFLVRVTIVTLLSPRRGKFNVTDKGGLLENGYFDISAVYPNIILALMLFAGLMRGVLGMIFQHTTSIVFQALLLNSIWISFSLLTVLGALAVGRETRQVRKQARIRAELPMSVYTEDGRVFSCTSMNLSLGGARIRIDWPEPITEPVSISATFTNDRDPVVIPATLLGHDGKSAYIKWKPAGIADEARIVRTVFGRADAWLDWGDYPIDRPLVGLWAVLVSIKGLFRPRGQALTSQQIVAMEKAVLVPTDRLGKQTLVLRPRAAAVVGAALLALATALHPRPAMAQAVRLDAPVPTANSQTTSKPDPAPAKPATDDGSNPPMPSAATAPAAPGLTQAGAGAPAALPPPPAVQDIQLAAANAGGTASAFSLRDLGATGPMTMRGTSAIQGLEFGVPADQVVTGAQLVLTGAMSPSLIPEASSVTITLNEQYVGTLHVDPEHPAFGPIVFPIDPVFFGGENRLNFRFAGQYSKSCNDPLSGLLWSTVSDRSRLTLTTVPIPPKRQLSRLPLPYFDRNVRQKAIIPILLAKNPSTDGLRAASVVASWFGRLTDFRGVTFPVSNDFPQTGSAIAIGLRSNLPAGFGNPMLDGPTLAEIPNPNDPNGTILVVTGRTGAEVVAAANSLALATDTLGADATATVTQIDPGIRLPYDAPAFVPTTRKVRFGELVAASDLEGTGYVPGTMSVPFRTSPDLYTWRSRPYGLDIGYRSPDGPIVDVAASRLDVGINNMFLRSYSLAPAAGPMLWLQRLIGTHVGSVHRGTSIPPWLVFGQNQLQFYFDARPMHRGDCVAIPGDIHTAIDQNSTIDLTNAYHFTTLPNLAFFASAGFPFTRLADLSETAIVLPPHPNTVTLSAYLDLMGFMGATTWFPTTGVTVVTADQLDTVADRDLIVMSTLRELGSAAQLLAKAPYQVVDGRLTMSHGSALDGIWYLFSDRASGPRQQRISGLNTTLSDGGALIGAQSPLSAHRSVVALLAGTPQGLDTLVQALHNKIDLPQIQGDLVLMNGVHLDSYRTGPIYTVGTLPVWLWPDWFMRDRPVGVLIVALLGCLALGIALFRILTSRGDRRNRQTTPPPAKHP from the coding sequence ATGGTCGCCGCAGCAACTCATCCGATCGGACGCGGCCTGCATAGGCTAACGGCGCCGTTCGGCCGCTTCAGCCGTTCGCGCATCGGCGTCATCATCCTCGCCACCGTCGGCGGCCTGATGATGGTGGCCGCGGGCATGGTTGCGCTACGGGCGGATCAGCAGGCCGTCGTCGCGATCGTGACCATGGTCCTGTTCCTGCTGATCAACCGCAATCCCAGCCGGCAGGCCACGCTGTTCCTGGTGGTACTGTCGATCATGGTGTCGATGCGCTACATCGTGTGGCGCGTCACCGAGACGCTGGAATATAATTCCTGGCTGCAGGCGTTGCTCGGCACGATCCTGGCGCTCGCCGAGCTCTACGCGATCGTGATGCTGCTGCTCGGCTACTTCCAGACCGCCTGGCCGCTCAACCGCAAGCCGCTGCCGATGCCGGACAATCCGGCGAACTGGCCGACGGTCGACATCTATGTGCCGACCTACAACGAGGATCTCTCCATCGTCCGCTCGACCGTGCTGGGAGCGCTCGCGATCGACTGGCCGCGTCACAAGATCAACGTCTATATCCTGGATGACGGGCGCCGGGTGATATTCCGGGATTTCGCGGAAGCCGCAGGCTGTGGCTACATCATCCGTCCGGATAATTTCCACGCCAAGGCCGGCAACCTCAACCACGCGATCCACCAGACCGACGGCGAGTTTATCACCGTATTCGACTGCGACCACATTCCGACCCGCGCGTTCCTGCAGATGACGATGGGCTGGATGATCGCCGACCCCAAGCTCGCCCTGCTGCAGACGCCGCATCATTTCTATTCCTCCGATCCGTTCCAGCGGAACCTCGCTGCCGGAACCCGGGTGCCGGCCGAAGGCAACATGTTCTACGGGCTGGTCCAGGACGGCAACGATTTCTGGAACGCCACCTTCTTCTGCGGTTCCTGCGCGGTAATCCGGCGCGAGGCGTTGATGGCGATCGGCGGCTTCGCGACCGAGACCGTGACCGAGGATGCCCATACCGCCCTCAAGCTGCAGCGCGTCGGCTGGTCCACCGCCTATCTCCGTCTGCCGCTCGCCGCAGGCCTCGCGACCGAGCGGCTGATCCTGCATATCGGCCAGCGCGTGCGCTGGGCCCGCGGCATGCTGCAGATCATGCGCATCGACAATCCGTTGCTGGGACGCGGACTCTCGGTCGGTCAGCGCCTCTGCTACCTCGCCGCGATGATGCATTTCATGTTCGCGGTGCCGCGCCTGGTGTTCCTGATCGCACCGCTCGCCTTCCTGTTCCTGGACCAGAACATCATCGCCGCCTCGCCGCTCGCCATCACCGCCTACGCCCTGCCGCACATGTTCCATTCGATCGCGACCGGATCGCGCCTGCAACGGAACTGGCGGCATTCGTTCTGGAGCGAAATCTACGAAACCGTGCTCGCGCTGTTCCTGGTGCGGGTCACCATCGTGACGCTGCTCAGTCCGCGCCGCGGCAAGTTCAACGTGACCGACAAGGGCGGCCTGCTCGAGAACGGGTATTTCGACATCAGTGCGGTGTATCCCAACATCATCCTGGCACTGATGCTGTTCGCCGGACTGATGCGAGGCGTGCTCGGCATGATCTTCCAGCACACCACGTCCATCGTCTTCCAGGCGCTGCTGCTGAACTCGATCTGGATTTCGTTCAGCCTGCTGACCGTGCTCGGGGCGCTCGCTGTCGGCCGCGAGACCCGCCAGGTGCGCAAGCAGGCCCGCATCCGCGCCGAGTTGCCGATGTCGGTCTACACCGAGGACGGCAGGGTATTTTCATGCACCAGCATGAACCTTTCGCTCGGCGGCGCGCGTATCCGTATCGATTGGCCGGAACCGATCACCGAGCCTGTATCGATCTCGGCAACCTTCACCAACGATCGCGACCCGGTCGTGATTCCGGCGACGCTGCTCGGGCACGACGGCAAGAGCGCCTACATCAAATGGAAACCGGCCGGCATCGCCGACGAGGCGCGGATCGTCCGCACCGTGTTCGGCCGTGCCGATGCCTGGCTCGACTGGGGCGACTACCCGATCGACCGGCCGCTGGTCGGGCTTTGGGCGGTGCTGGTGAGCATCAAGGGCCTGTTCCGGCCACGCGGTCAGGCGCTTACCTCGCAGCAGATCGTGGCGATGGAGAAGGCGGTCCTGGTGCCGACCGATCGCCTCGGCAAGCAGACCCTGGTCTTGCGGCCGCGTGCGGCTGCGGTCGTCGGTGCCGCATTGCTGGCGCTCGCGACGGCGTTGCATCCCCGGCCTGCTATGGCCCAGGCCGTCCGTCTCGATGCACCGGTTCCGACAGCAAATTCGCAGACGACATCCAAGCCGGATCCGGCCCCAGCCAAGCCGGCCACCGACGACGGCAGCAACCCGCCGATGCCGTCGGCGGCCACGGCGCCGGCGGCACCCGGCCTTACCCAGGCCGGCGCCGGCGCGCCGGCCGCCCTCCCGCCTCCGCCAGCTGTCCAGGACATACAGCTGGCGGCCGCCAACGCCGGCGGCACCGCCAGTGCCTTCTCGCTGCGCGATCTCGGCGCGACCGGCCCGATGACCATGCGCGGCACCAGCGCGATCCAGGGCCTCGAGTTCGGCGTACCGGCCGACCAGGTCGTCACCGGCGCGCAACTCGTCCTGACCGGCGCGATGTCGCCGTCGCTGATCCCGGAAGCCAGCTCGGTCACCATCACGCTGAACGAGCAGTATGTCGGGACCCTGCATGTGGATCCCGAGCATCCGGCGTTCGGGCCGATCGTCTTCCCGATCGACCCGGTGTTCTTCGGCGGCGAGAACCGGCTCAACTTCCGCTTCGCCGGCCAGTATTCCAAGTCCTGCAACGACCCGTTGAGCGGCCTGCTCTGGTCGACCGTGTCGGACCGTTCGCGCCTGACGCTTACCACCGTGCCGATCCCGCCGAAGCGCCAACTCTCACGCCTGCCCCTTCCGTATTTCGATCGCAACGTCCGGCAGAAGGCGATCATCCCGATCCTACTGGCAAAGAACCCGTCGACCGACGGCCTGAGGGCAGCTTCTGTAGTCGCCTCGTGGTTCGGCCGGCTGACCGATTTCCGTGGCGTCACCTTCCCGGTCTCGAACGACTTCCCGCAGACCGGCAGCGCGATCGCGATCGGCCTTCGCAGCAACCTGCCGGCAGGCTTCGGCAATCCCATGCTCGACGGGCCGACCCTCGCCGAAATCCCGAACCCGAACGACCCGAACGGCACCATCCTGGTGGTGACCGGCCGCACCGGCGCCGAGGTGGTGGCGGCCGCGAACAGCCTGGCACTCGCCACGGACACACTGGGCGCCGACGCTACCGCCACCGTGACGCAGATCGATCCCGGCATACGCCTGCCTTACGACGCGCCGGCGTTCGTGCCGACCACGCGCAAGGTGCGTTTCGGCGAACTGGTCGCAGCCAGCGATCTCGAAGGCACCGGCTACGTACCTGGAACGATGTCGGTACCGTTCCGGACCAGCCCGGACCTCTACACGTGGCGATCGCGACCGTACGGGCTCGATATCGGCTATCGGTCCCCGGATGGCCCGATCGTGGATGTTGCCGCGTCACGGCTGGATGTCGGCATCAACAACATGTTCCTGCGCAGCTATTCGCTGGCGCCGGCGGCCGGGCCGATGCTGTGGCTGCAGCGCCTGATCGGAACCCATGTCGGCAGCGTGCATCGCGGTACGTCGATACCGCCCTGGTTGGTGTTCGGCCAGAACCAGTTGCAGTTCTACTTCGACGCGCGACCGATGCATCGCGGCGATTGCGTCGCGATCCCGGGCGACATCCACACCGCGATCGACCAGAACTCCACGATCGACCTGACCAACGCCTACCATTTCACCACGCTGCCGAACCTCGCCTTCTTTGCCAGCGCCGGGTTTCCCTTCACACGGCTCGCCGACCTGTCGGAAACGGCGATCGTGCTGCCGCCGCATCCGAACACCGTCACGCTCAGCGCCTATCTCGACCTGATGGGCTTCATGGGCGCCACCACCTGGTTTCCGACCACGGGGGTCACGGTCGTCACCGCCGACCAGCTCGATACGGTCGCCGACCGCGACCTGATCGTGATGAGCACGCTTCGCGAACTCGGCAGTGCGGCGCAGCTCCTGGCGAAAGCACCCTACCAGGTCGTCGACGGACGGCTGACGATGTCGCACGGCAGCGCTCTCGACGGGATCTGGTATCTGTTCAGCGATCGTGCATCCGGTCCCCGCCAGCAGCGCATCAGCGGGCTGAACACGACCCTGTCGGACGGCGGCGCGCTGATCGGCGCGCAGTCACCGCTCAGTGCGCACCGCTCGGTCGTGGCGCTGCTGGCCGGCACGCCCCAGGGCCTCGATACCCTGGTCCAGGCCCTGCACAACAAGATCGACCTGCCGCAGATCCAGGGCGACTTGGTGCTGATGAACGGCGTCCATCTGGACTCCTACCGCACCGGGCCGATCTACACGGTCGGCACCCTGCCGGTCTGGCTCTGGCCGGACTGGTTCATGCGCGATCGTCCGGTCGGCGTGCTGATCGTGGCGCTGCTCGGATGCCTCGCCCTTGGCATCGCGCTGTTCCGCATCCTCACCAGCCGCGGTGACCGCCGCAATCGTCAGACCACGCCGCCACCGGCCAAACATCCATGA
- the bcsQ gene encoding cellulose biosynthesis protein BcsQ, translating into MPLICFASPKGGVGKSTLAANVAYELSKAGWRVLALDLDPQNALRLHFGVSLHDADGFMHTLPTQPNWRTVMMRTPSGVNVLPYGTTDMKTALSVSHRLGDHPDLLGEPIADMLAQPGVVVVVDTEPGPSASLAAVLPIVDLLVTILLVDSMSTALVPSIDSGRAYGVDWTKRGAAEGPRNQTFVLNQFDPRTRLGPVIAQGLSRHVGDRLLGLVHRDEHVAEAAAAQKLVGDYSPMAQASFDIRRIAQAISNRLGAPAPVTH; encoded by the coding sequence ATGCCGCTGATATGTTTCGCATCTCCCAAGGGCGGCGTCGGCAAGAGCACGCTTGCCGCCAACGTCGCCTACGAGCTTTCGAAGGCTGGCTGGCGGGTTCTCGCTCTCGATCTCGATCCGCAAAATGCGCTGCGGCTGCATTTCGGCGTGTCGCTGCACGATGCCGACGGCTTCATGCATACGCTGCCGACGCAACCGAACTGGCGGACGGTCATGATGCGCACCCCGAGCGGGGTGAACGTGCTGCCCTATGGCACAACCGACATGAAGACTGCCCTGTCCGTGTCGCACCGCCTCGGCGACCATCCCGACCTGCTCGGCGAGCCGATCGCCGACATGCTGGCGCAACCCGGCGTGGTGGTCGTCGTCGACACCGAGCCGGGTCCTTCGGCCTCGCTCGCGGCAGTCCTGCCGATCGTGGACCTGCTGGTGACGATCCTGCTGGTAGACTCCATGTCGACCGCGCTGGTTCCCTCGATCGATAGCGGCCGTGCCTACGGTGTCGACTGGACCAAGCGGGGTGCGGCCGAGGGGCCACGCAACCAGACGTTCGTGCTCAACCAGTTCGATCCCCGCACCCGCCTCGGCCCGGTCATCGCGCAGGGGCTGTCGCGTCACGTCGGCGATCGCCTGCTGGGCCTCGTGCACCGTGACGAACACGTCGCCGAAGCCGCTGCCGCACAGAAACTCGTCGGCGACTATTCGCCCATGGCGCAGGCATCCTTCGATATACGCCGGATTGCCCAGGCCATTTCCAACCGGCTCGGCGCACCGGCGCCGGTGACACACTGA
- a CDS encoding glycosyl hydrolase family 8, which translates to MPELAWADADVQWQSYRSRFIRPDGRVVDTGNRDVSHSEGQGYGLLFAEHFDDQATFDSILTWTRKTLQCRPDRLHAWRFDPGAQPPVGDLNNATDGDLLIAMALARAARRWNRPELREQARSIYADVLRLATREVGGRLVLLPGVTGFVTPSGTEINLSYLIFPSLIEASSLGDQARWRRVVHDGVGLIDIARFGRWDLPPDWLRLNPPHAPVPAPGKPPRFSYDAVRIPLYLEWSGLLTAPLLNRFRTYWSAFGDGLPAWVDLATNARAPYPAPSGFHAVAECTGLVLPPGSMPAAFPSVASDPDYYSASLTLLARIVWTERHSP; encoded by the coding sequence ATGCCTGAGCTGGCCTGGGCCGATGCCGATGTCCAGTGGCAATCCTATCGGTCGCGATTTATCAGGCCGGATGGCCGGGTTGTCGATACCGGCAACCGCGATGTGTCGCACAGCGAGGGTCAAGGCTACGGCCTGCTGTTCGCCGAACATTTCGACGACCAGGCCACCTTCGACAGCATCCTGACCTGGACGCGGAAGACCCTGCAATGCCGTCCCGACCGCCTGCATGCATGGCGCTTCGATCCGGGTGCACAACCTCCTGTCGGCGACCTCAACAACGCGACCGACGGCGACCTGCTGATCGCGATGGCACTCGCGCGCGCCGCAAGAAGATGGAACCGCCCGGAGCTGCGCGAGCAGGCCCGCTCCATCTACGCGGACGTCCTGCGGCTGGCCACGCGCGAGGTCGGGGGGCGGCTGGTGCTGCTGCCGGGCGTTACCGGATTCGTCACTCCTTCCGGTACGGAAATCAACCTTTCCTACCTGATCTTCCCGTCGCTGATAGAGGCGTCTTCGCTGGGCGATCAGGCAAGATGGCGCAGGGTCGTCCATGACGGAGTTGGCTTGATCGACATCGCCCGATTCGGGCGCTGGGATCTGCCGCCCGACTGGCTGCGCCTGAACCCGCCGCACGCCCCGGTACCGGCGCCCGGCAAGCCACCGCGGTTTTCGTACGATGCGGTACGAATACCGCTCTATCTCGAATGGTCCGGCCTGCTGACCGCGCCTTTGCTGAACAGGTTTCGCACCTACTGGAGTGCGTTCGGGGACGGTCTTCCGGCCTGGGTGGATCTCGCAACGAACGCGCGCGCTCCATACCCCGCGCCGTCCGGTTTTCACGCCGTTGCCGAATGCACCGGCCTCGTCCTTCCTCCAGGCAGCATGCCGGCTGCTTTCCCATCGGTGGCTTCCGACCCCGACTATTATTCCGCGTCGCTTACTCTTCTGGCTCGTATCGTCTGGACGGAAAGACATTCGCCATGA
- a CDS encoding HAD hydrolase-like protein has product MIPSRTSAQNQAVLLDLDGTLVASREGIVASIRLAFADLGHEIHADLDLTWVVGPPLHDIMTRLLADFGDDRTSDAVARYRHHYEGGGLFQSPLFPGIRDVLDQLSASGRRLFLATSKPVHTARRILDAHGVTPLFDELYGARPDDSGAEKSELIARLLKQEAVDPAHAVMVGDRRFDISGAQANGVRTIGVLWGYGGRAELEAAGADVLVASTDLLVATIRDQIAASVAHAKE; this is encoded by the coding sequence ATGATCCCTTCCCGCACATCGGCGCAGAACCAGGCTGTCCTGCTCGATCTCGACGGCACGCTGGTTGCCTCGCGGGAGGGCATCGTCGCCTCGATCCGTCTGGCGTTTGCCGATCTCGGCCATGAGATCCATGCCGACCTGGATCTGACCTGGGTGGTGGGGCCGCCGTTGCACGACATCATGACGCGCCTGCTTGCCGATTTCGGCGACGACCGCACGTCGGACGCTGTCGCGCGCTATCGCCATCACTACGAGGGTGGTGGCCTTTTCCAGAGCCCGTTGTTTCCTGGCATCAGGGATGTCCTCGACCAGTTGTCGGCATCCGGCCGGCGGCTGTTCCTGGCAACCTCGAAACCGGTCCATACCGCACGGCGGATCCTCGACGCGCATGGCGTGACGCCCCTGTTCGACGAACTGTACGGCGCCCGCCCGGACGATAGCGGGGCGGAAAAGTCGGAACTCATCGCCCGGCTGCTGAAACAGGAAGCTGTCGATCCGGCCCATGCGGTCATGGTTGGAGATCGCCGCTTCGACATCTCAGGGGCACAGGCAAACGGGGTGAGGACGATCGGGGTGCTCTGGGGCTATGGCGGCCGGGCCGAACTCGAGGCAGCCGGTGCGGACGTACTGGTCGCATCGACCGATCTACTGGTAGCGACAATCCGTGACCAAATTGCCGCATCCGTGGCGCATGCAAAAGAGTAG
- the radC gene encoding RadC family protein, translating into MPLRFVAGSNRFRSVADREVRMADGFADAGGAALLLRPVVRDLPATASSDWFDVPDQALLAGFLRRVMPERNDVDGLASIALARFGSFAGLLAAPVRELRGIAGFGTHSLSAIKLLHDAALRLSRSRMQGQPILSDRDGLLDYLTAVLARERIEQFRILFLDADDRLIADEAQARGTVNHTPVYPREVARRALELQAHALVLVHNHPSGDPAPSREDIAMTRQVAAACAVMRILVRDHLIVGNARWTSFRDEGLLD; encoded by the coding sequence ATGCCGTTGCGGTTTGTTGCAGGGTCAAACCGGTTTCGCAGCGTCGCGGACCGGGAGGTCAGGATGGCGGACGGGTTTGCCGATGCCGGCGGCGCAGCGTTGCTTCTGCGACCGGTCGTACGTGATCTGCCGGCGACGGCATCCAGCGACTGGTTCGATGTTCCGGACCAGGCGTTGCTGGCGGGATTCCTCAGGAGAGTGATGCCGGAACGCAACGACGTGGATGGCCTGGCGAGCATCGCCCTGGCGCGCTTCGGCTCCTTCGCCGGCCTGCTGGCGGCGCCGGTCAGGGAATTGCGCGGTATCGCCGGGTTCGGCACCCACAGCCTGTCCGCGATCAAGCTGCTGCATGACGCGGCCCTTCGACTATCGCGGTCGCGCATGCAGGGCCAGCCGATCCTGTCCGACCGGGACGGCCTGCTGGACTATCTGACCGCGGTCCTGGCCCGGGAGCGGATCGAGCAGTTCCGGATCCTGTTCCTCGATGCCGATGACCGGTTGATCGCCGACGAGGCGCAGGCGCGGGGCACCGTGAACCATACGCCGGTCTATCCGCGGGAGGTCGCGCGGCGGGCGCTGGAACTGCAGGCGCATGCGCTGGTGCTGGTGCACAACCACCCGAGCGGCGACCCTGCTCCGTCGCGGGAGGACATCGCCATGACCCGTCAGGTCGCGGCAGCCTGCGCCGTGATGCGTATCCTGGTGCGGGACCACCTGATCGTCGGAAACGCGCGCTGGACCAGCTTCCGGGACGAGGGCCTGCTCGACTGA
- a CDS encoding 5-(carboxyamino)imidazole ribonucleotide synthase — translation MTMGHELALPPGSVIGIIGGGQLGRMSAMAAARLGYRTHILTTEPDGPAAQVATGATIGAHDDPDVLRRFAAAVDVITFEFENISADGLELLSALKPVRPDGSILRISQDRLAEKRFLADAGIPLAPWHTVDTRTSLDDAATALGLPFVLKTTRLGYDGKGQRVIRERNELDAAFAALDPHPLVAEGFVDFACELSVMVARGLDGVVRTYDAVQNHHRHHILDLTLAPAPVTPDIAQEAQALAVRIAEALGLVGLLGVEMFVAADGTLLVNEIAPRPHNSGHWTMDACLVSQFEMHVRAVAGLPLPPATRHSDALMKNLVGPADMALWPLVLATNGLLPHLYGKQEARAGRKMGHVNRLFPKGGLPGAFGIQAALGPLAAAGTAEPDA, via the coding sequence CAGCTCGGACGCATGTCAGCGATGGCCGCGGCGCGACTGGGCTATCGCACCCACATCCTGACGACGGAACCGGATGGTCCGGCGGCGCAGGTCGCCACCGGCGCCACGATCGGCGCGCATGACGATCCGGACGTGCTGCGGCGGTTCGCGGCGGCCGTGGATGTCATCACCTTCGAGTTCGAGAACATCAGCGCCGATGGGCTGGAGCTGCTGTCGGCGCTGAAGCCTGTTCGCCCGGACGGGTCGATCCTGAGGATCAGCCAGGACCGGCTGGCGGAGAAGCGCTTCCTCGCCGATGCCGGGATCCCGCTGGCGCCATGGCACACTGTCGACACCCGCACGTCGCTCGACGACGCGGCGACGGCGCTCGGGCTGCCGTTCGTGCTCAAGACCACCCGCCTCGGATACGACGGCAAGGGCCAGCGGGTTATCCGCGAGCGGAACGAGCTCGACGCGGCCTTCGCTGCCTTGGACCCGCATCCGCTGGTCGCCGAGGGCTTCGTGGATTTCGCCTGCGAGCTCAGCGTCATGGTGGCACGCGGCCTGGACGGGGTGGTCCGCACCTACGACGCGGTCCAGAACCATCATCGCCATCACATCCTCGACCTGACCCTGGCCCCGGCGCCGGTCACGCCGGACATCGCGCAGGAGGCTCAGGCCCTCGCCGTGCGGATCGCCGAGGCGCTCGGGCTCGTGGGCCTGCTCGGGGTCGAGATGTTCGTGGCCGCGGACGGGACGCTGCTGGTGAACGAGATCGCCCCGCGCCCGCATAATTCCGGGCACTGGACCATGGATGCCTGCCTGGTCAGCCAGTTCGAGATGCATGTCCGCGCCGTCGCCGGCCTGCCGCTGCCGCCGGCGACCCGTCATTCCGACGCGCTGATGAAGAACCTGGTCGGCCCGGCCGACATGGCGCTATGGCCCCTGGTCCTCGCCACCAATGGACTACTGCCGCACCTGTACGGCAAGCAGGAGGCGCGTGCCGGGCGCAAGATGGGTCACGTCAACCGGCTGTTCCCGAAAGGCGGCCTGCCGGGCGCATTCGGCATCCAGGCAGCACTCGGACCGCTGGCGGCGGCCGGCACCGCTGAACCGGACGCCTGA